AGGGCATGAAGCCCTCTTTTATTTTTCCAGCAACAAACTTTTGAAAGTAAAATTTCCATTCACAATTTTTctatttttcacaggaaaaatttaaagtgaaatgaaatgtttgtttttttcagaatttcaacAGATAGtctccatttatttttaatcattttttaaccatttaaattttcagttgtgcaGAATTATGGATTTGAAGTATTTTTTATCCATTTTTATTGCTGTAAATTTCCACGGTTGTGGGAGATCATGGGGCAGGGTCAGACAGTGGGCAGGGAGGTCGGACCATAATTAGTTAATGACAGTACATGTTGAGATTCAAAGAGGTTAAGCTTTGTAATCGTCAACATAGCCAAAGTAAGAATCCTTAAATCAAACGCTAAGTTCttaagcaacatttttcttacgttgcctctctgtaaattttgattattgtcagtggaaatatttgtcatcagtttgtgtgtgtacggtgAAGTCAACATTTGCTGATAAAAATCGAATCGCCCCAAGCCTATATATTTTGGCTTGGGCGATtaaatttttatataaataaatacattatatatatacaaataaataataataattatataaataaatacattaatagtAGATCCCAAAACATTTTACAGTGTTAAAAGGATTAGGTGCAAACTGGAGACAGGAATCACTCAGCTATCACTGGGATGCGGCtaattctggggtggggcagctagGTAACAGCTGTATGGCAATGCTGCACAGGGTTTGTTCACTCAGTACAGAATCCGATATGGAAAGAGGGGCAGTCTGTGGATAACAGCTGACATGTTTGCCCAGGGCTGAAATGCTTTTAATCATTTATTAgagctgtgttaaaaaaaaagccagcacaaaaaattgtaaaaattttcattcaaaaacATTGAGAATGTTTCCTGATGTTCACTGAAAATGATgaacaaaattcatcaccatcttGGTGGAAGGGAACAGGACTGACTCAGTTATTAATTAATAGTATAAATTGTTTCTTGTGTTTACTTTCACTTGGAGTTTCATCTGCTTCTGACTTGTCGCCAGTAATAATGATCAAAACCCAAACTAGGGATCAGGTCTTATTTGCGTCGTGAGCAAAGGAGTCAGAGAATTCTACCTTGTTCTGTTCTCTCAGACACCTTGTCCATTTCACAGGATTTCATACAGAATATTACACGAGATCAAAATCAGGTGTGGATTGGACTCACATCCCCAGGGAGGAAGTGGACCTGGGTGGATGGTTCCCCGTTCAATCAAACACTGTGAGTGTTTCCTGATAATTTTTTTACACCAGTCTGCAATAAATACATAGGGTGAGACTCTGGGCCCCATTAAAGTTAAGGGCAAACCTGCTGTTGGCCTCCATGGGGCAGGGATTAGATCCACAAATTTTACAGTGTAagggcctcaatcctgcaaacacacatgggCTTACCTTAAactctctcattgaagtcaatggcaatatgCATGGGAGGAAAGCTAAGCAAAtgcatacatgtttgcaggatgaGGGTCTCTGTTTGCATGGCCCCATCGCTCCTGGGCAGAACTGGTTACAAAATGGGGAGAAACACGATCTTTTCaatcttttcttgttttttgtcaACATCTGAGATTTCAAAATTCAAAAGCTGATCAGTTTCAAAACTGAGAAAGTGCCAACTGCCTCCATAGTTGGTCAAAAAACTAGGTCAAAAAGCCACTCAAAATTCATCAaaactttcccattttttcactgaaatttgaaATTGACTCAACTTTTCATGTAAGTTTCAAAGCTGAACATTTGCATCTGTTCTAAAGATTGGCCTCTCTGCGCTAGCGCTCTGATTCATCACTTTGCTGCAAGTTTCTCTACCGTGTGCATCTCTCCACCAGGTCTGGACTTAAACATATCAACTCGTTTCATGTAGTAGCCTATCTGGGGAAGGACTAGAGATGACGGCTGGAACCCCGGCATCCTGGAAGGAAGGAGAATAGCTGCGATAgaccctcttccccacctctaaACCCACTGATTGTGACTGTCTCCTTCACTCCTTTCACAGATTCCCGGTATCGGGTCCTGCTGAAGAGAACAGCTGTGCTGCAATACAGAAGAATCGGATCCAGTCTGAAATCTGCAACACTGACTATAAATGGATTTGCCAAAAGGAAGCTGTGCCCATTTAAACAGGTGGATTGGCGACCTCTGTTTGCATATATGGAATGGCGAACATCCTGTGTTCTCATCTTTATTTCAGCTACCCAAGCCTCAGGCAGTGTAAATCTGGGTAACGCCGAGAAAGTGAATGGCGCAAGGCTGATTTACACCCATAGGAGGTCTGGgcccattgactctaatggagTTACggccagttcacaccagctgggaatctggctctttgattatttttttaaaaaataaatctataaTTTTTTCACAGTGCTTCTAATATTGTCTTCAGAGTATTCAAAGATTCCTGGGACATTATTGTATACTTTATGGTAACGCCTAGAGTCCCCagctgagaccagggccccgttgtgcagggtgctgcccagacacacagggagagaccgtccctgccccagctgagatcagggccccgttgtgccgggcgctgcacagacacacagccagagacagtccctgctgaggaacagaatttttttccataaaaatgttttccattttcagaaaaaaaaatggattctCTTCAGTTTTCAAAATTTGAACTTGGAAGGAAGTCCGAAGGGGAGTGGTGGATGCTCCATTTCTTGATGTCTTGATGCCTTTTGGGAAAAGGCTTTTAGTCAAGCACAAGTCACTGTGCTCAGTACAGGAGTAACATAGTGaggttccctggcctgtgttatttGGAGgggtttcttgttaactccttatgcttaaccatctcttccaccttgttttgagctgtgacactctgaggacctttcccagacctgcagaagagctctgtggacctcaaaggcttgtctctctctccaacaaatccaataaaagatattaccagaggtgatgcatgggggggcagagggggagcatGCGGGGTCACGTGCCCCCATCCCCAGATTTGCTGCTCGGTTTGTACTGAGCATGTTCACAAGGACTGGGGATGGATCGCTGGATGATTGCtggttccgttcattccctctgaagcacctggcattggccactgtcggaagacaggacactgggctagatggacctttggtctgacccagtacgggtTATTTTAAAACCCATCCAAAGTACATTTTGGGGTAGAAATGTCTGGTTTTGAAAAGGCTTTTGCTTTCAACCCCAAAATGTCTTACACTTTCACTTTTAACAGGTCTGTTGGGGCCTGTCATTGTGCACTATATCTATTCACTATGGAGGAAAGCATTGTCAAGTATCATCAGATTAAGGCATCCCAAATAGCCGCTATGGACTTGACATAGCACTACGGATATTCTCTGGCCTGTGGTACGGACGTTAGACAAGATGATCTAATGAGCTTCAAATCTGTGAAATTATTAATCATTCTACACAGCCCCGTTCTCCAGCTGTTTTCATGCTCGGTTCTAAACCGCACCGTAGGTCACTGGGGTGGAGCATCACACtcagagcagtgggtgggctggAAAGGTCTTCTGCAGTAGAAAGAAAAACTTCAGTAACAGGTGGGAGACTTTTTTAGCCAGTTAACGAGCAGGGAGGTTTAAAGGCCAGCTGGAGGGCACGTGCAGACAGAGCAGGTCATTGCCACGCTTTGCTCCCACGTACCAGGGCTACTTGTGAAAAGGTTCGTGCTAGCTTCGCCAGAGCTAGCACTGAAAAACTGGCAGGGTGGCGGGTACGATGCTAGTGACTTGGGCTAGTGCCCTGAGCTCAGACCCGGGGGAAGGCCGGCAGGCTTGGACGTGAGTTGCTAGCCTGAGACAAcatccacgctgctatttttagggtgCTAAGGGAGGGCGAGTCTGTCTAGCTGCACAGAGAATGAAACAACTGCCCCAAGGCAAATCATAAATCATAAAAACACCAACTTCCCGCCCCTTGGACCATGCAGGTAAACCAGGCCAGGGAAGTTTGATTTCAAACACTGGGAAATgctgttctccccacccccacacacacacagaaaaagttgatgggaagtgattttttttttcaccattttAATCAACATTTGCAGTGGAAACTTTCCTCTTCTTGTGCATCCTCCCCACACAaaatcttcccccaccccgcccccaattGCAACCATTTCTTTTCACGTGGGGGATTTTTCGTTGGGGGGATGAACACTCCAGACTTTTTGAGGAAAGCGGCTGCTTTCTacccaaaaataaaaattcatggtaGTGAAAACATTGTGATGGAAACCTGTCCACCCACCCTCTTTTCGAGCTCATTTCCGCCTCTTGATCTAAAATAGCTGCACGAACTTTTGACAGCTGGCTGCTGTGGGCAGCCCCCTCAAAGACCATTGATTCTCCGAGCACAGAcaaaagcagaggggcaggatcTCGACACAAGCCCGCTTGCACTGGCTCTGTATGGCTCCAGATTGGCATTTGCTGCCTCACTGAGTTCGGATCTGCACTGAATTGGAGTCGGGTGGAGCAGCCAAATCTCCGGGCACTTTTGAAAAGAGCAGCAGGGGCAGAAGGTGCAAATTATTCCGCCATTCGCCAAAGCTCACGCAGTGGTCAGAAGGTGGCAGGTTTCAACTGACACAATATTTCCTGGTGGAGGCGTGTTCATGTTAGCTCGCACACAGCTAGGACGGTGCCTTCACACGCAGCTGTTGCCTTTGCTGGCCATGGCTGATGGAGAAGTCTATGAGAATGTAAACTtcaaggcaggctctctgcccaGCCACACGTCGGCCCCGGCTCAGCATCACAGTGAGTGCCTTTCACTTTGTGGCGTTttttcaggggtgtggattttggGAGGCTGGGATTCCATTTTTGCGACTGTAATGTTGATAAATAGCAGGTCTAGCAATGGACGAGGGGTGAGATCCCCATCTGGTGCAAGCGggcatagcttcactgacttcaatgcattaagtctggatttacaccagggtcacggagatcagaatttggtcctaacTCCACTACCTTCAGTGGGGTTGCTCTGGATTTAGCTCTGGTCATTGAGGTCAAAGTCCAGCCCTGGCCCCATTCATTgcagtggagtcactctggatttggAACAAGGTAACTGAGATTTGAATGCAGCCCTGACACAATTCATCGCAGTGGAGTGACTCCGGATTTGGAACAGGGTCACTGAGATCTGGGCGTAGTGAGAGCAATACACAGTGGGTCACAGTATATGGTACAGCTCTGCCCTCCTGTGCCATCCCATTGCCCGACTGGAATGCGGTCAACACGTACTGAGACCaagaggaaggagcagggaggcCCAGGGGAGAAGGACACTTGGAAGACCTGTGTTTAAGTCCTTTTTTGCACACTCCCTGTGTCGTCTTGAGCTAGGCACGTAGGGTCAGACTTCCACAGGTAATTAGGTGCCTGAGCAAGCTGGCTTCAGCAGGActtaaaggctttaaaaaaattacacccgGCCTggttttttaggtgcctaaataccttaggAAAGCTGGCCCTCCATCACtccgtgcctctgtttcccacctGTAAGCAGGCGTGGAGAGACAGGGCAGCGTtctattacctctgtatttgtccCCGGTACAAGCACCGCTGGGCTCCTGTGGCCAGGGCTGGTGCGCGCCGTTCAAGAAGGAGGTTAATGAACTAGAGAGGGGTCAGGGAAGAGCCACGAGAACgattaaagggctagaaaaccCGCGTTACAGTGAGAGATTCCAGGAGCTCCATCTAGTTAgcgtaacaaagagaaggtgacggggtgacttgatcccaggcTGTCAGTACAAAATTTTaatgatgggctcttcagtctcgCAAAGCTCTAACACAACCCAAGGGCTGCaacttgaagctagacaaattcaggctggaaatatgGGGTACATTTATGACAGGGAGAGTAATTAACccatggaacaatttaccaagggtcacgggggattctccatcattgaccgTTTTTAAATCAAGCTGGGACGTTTTTCTGACAGCTCCGCTGAAGgcattattgtggggcaggtctctggcctgtgctatctagaggtcagactagatgatcacaaagttcccttctggccttggtatcGACGCAAGATGGGGATAACAGCGCTGCCCTGtctcagagcagggcagggagggtaAATATTTCCCCGGTTATGATGAGGCGCTCAGCTGCTACAGAAACAGAGCCGGGTGAAGTTCCTTAGGAGGACAGAATTCTGTTACCGACTCCAGTTCCTTCTAATATTATTCCTttggtataagctttcgtgggctataacccacttcatcagatgcattataACACGTTCACCTTCCCCCTCACGTACATTTCCAGCAGTGGGTTTCCTGAGCTGCTGAGCTGAGAAGAGCAGTGTCTTCTCCACCTCCGTCTCAGAGACTTTTGCAAGCAATTTGCTCAGCTAGCCCCAGTCAAACAAGGGGGCTTGTTTCCACTGACAGGTGAGACCTGCAAACAGGCCAGGCCAGCATGTTAAAAGGCAGAGACGTCGCCTTCAGATGTCAATGGGTGTGGGTGCACCACAGACAGTTATCTCCCCGGTGCATGCAAACCGGCTCTGCATTTCCCCCCTTGCTTCTTGCAGCTTGTCCGCAGTGTCCACTTTGGCATCGGGTCAGCTGCGCCGGGAACATCATCCTGCTGGGAGCTGTGATAGTCCTGGCTGTCCTGGGTGAGTAGCCCCCGGCTGTGGGTTTTGTGCTGCGGCCCAGCAATGCAGCGGGAACTCAGCACACGTTGTGGGGCTCAAGGCGAGAATCGCTGAGTGGCGGCCTCTGGCCTGGGTGATACAGGAGGTCTCTTCTAGCCTTGacatttgtgattctgggacaactgtgccagattctcagttgcTATAAATTGCCATAGTGTCATTGATTCACACcacctggggatctggcccattgactccgaTGGAGCCATAGGCGCTGACGCCAGGGGTGCTCCGGGCCTcaggcacccacagaaaaaaaatacgggcggctcagcacccaccagccacagtggTTCggcctggccccagggctggctgccgatcagctgttcggagggcaggggaagggagagggggatggggcaggggacagcgggtagaggaagggagagaggatggggaaggggggccttggggaagggggtggagtgggggcatgaAAAGGTGTAGTGAGGGCGGGGCCTTCGGAGACAAGGCGGATTGAGGGCGTGTCCTCGGGGGGAGAGgcggagtgagggcggggcctcagtACGGAGCGGGGGCAGAGCACCCTGTGGGAAATCCAAAAATCAGTGCATGTGGTTGGAGTTACGGCTGATCGACACCAGCTGGAATCTGGCCTCGTCTTTTCCAATTTTTGGCTTCTATTTATCTTGAAGTTTCCCAGCGCCCATCCCAGACTTGCCAGACGGCAGCCGTGCCGCAGACCTCTGAGAAGCGTGATTCATGTGAGATTAATCGAAACACAACACCGTACCACCGTAGATTGGAGGATTTCCAATCCTGCCTGAAGCGAAAGCTGTGTGGGGTGGAAACCAGCTCAGCAGGTAACCCCCGCGCATCCTGCATCCAGCCTGTCACTCGCCCTCACTGTTACACACCCTGATGTTTACACAGAGCCGAGATACCTTCGTTCCCACCCTCTCTCTGTCCCATCCCTCCTTTCCTGAGCCTCTGTAATATCGCCAGGGACCTACACCCTCAGCTGCGACAGCTCGTGGCCAGTCAGGGTGGGCAGAGCCCTGGCAGCTGGAGCCATAACAGTGTAATAAGATTTTACAGTTCTTTAGCTGATCCGTGTATTACACGTGTAGCACCCAGAGGCactaactgagatcagggccccgtggtgccgggtgctgcccagacacacagcgagagacggtccctgccccagctgagatcagggccccgtggtgccgggcgctgcccagacccacagggagagacggtccctgccccagctgagatcagggccagcATTGACTGACATTAGCATACTCCCTATtgagccctgcagcacagcgccccctagccctGCACTGGTGCATTGGGGTCAGCCGTGGCTGCAAGGTGAGAGCGCCCCCTATTGAGCCTCTGATAGCCCCCAGTGCCCCCAGTGCCGCACTGGGGCATTGGAGCCAGGAATGGCTGTGAAGGgagactgccccctcctgagccccccgctCCActaccctgcagcacagcgcccccttgCAGCACACGGAGGTATTGGGGTCACCCCATGGTGTCCCCAGAGCACCCCATGGTGTCCCCAGAGCTCTGCCGATGCGCTGCACGTTGTCTCACTAACACGCTGAGTGGGAGGCCTCCGTGCGTCTCTGCGGGGGAAGCTGGTCAGAGCTGTTCGAATGATCAGACCCGTTATTGATACTGTTCCATTTCCCCGTCCAGAGGGCtccgggtgcaaactctgccccAGGCACTGGGTGCCGCACAGGGACAAGTGCTACCGGCTGTCTGAAGAGAATCAATACTGGAGCAGGGGCCGTGATGACTGCTCACGGAGGGGATCTCACCTGCTAGTGATCCAGGACCGGGAGGAGCTGGTAAAGAATGTGCTAAACTTCACCGTATTTGTGACCTTGTTAATGAGAGCAGGTCAaaaatccctttttatttttctatccACAAACTTTTGAAAGCAACATTTTCATTCACAATTTTTctatttttcactggaaaattttaCAGTGAAACAAGATGTTCATCTTTTTCAGAATGTTGACAGATAGtctccatttatttttaatcattttaaattttttttatcaatttaaattttcagttgtgcaAACTTATGGGTTATAAGTATTTTTTATCCATTTTTATTGCTTTACATTTCCACGGTTGTGGGAAATCATGGGGCGGCGACAGACATTGGGCTGGGAGGTCCGgccataattatttaatgacagtagacgttgagattcaaaaaggtaAAGTTTTGAAACCatcaaaatatgcaaagtaagAATCCTTAAATCAAATGCTAACTTCTTgagcagtatttttcttactttgcctctctgtaaatTTTTATCATCAtccatggaaaatattttttcatcagtttgtgtgtctACAGTGAAgtcgacatttaccaataaaaatctaatctttctaAGCCTAAATATACTGAAATCAATACATGAATAGtagatcccaaagcattttatgGTCTTAAAATGATGAAGTACAAACTGGAGACAGGGATTGTTCAGCTATCACTGGGATGCGGCTACTTCTGGGGTGGGGTAGCTGGATAACAGCTGTATAGCAATGTTGCACAGGGTTTGTTCACTCAGTACAGAATCATGCCCTATATGGAAAGAGGTGCAATAGGTGGATAACAGCAAAGAGTTTGCCCAGAGCTGAAATGTTACTAATTATTCATTAGAGCTGTGTTAAAAAAAGCCAGcacaaaaaaattgtaaaaaaatttTCATTCAAACACATTGAGAATGTTTACTGAAGTTCAttgaaaaatttaaacaaaattaatcaaaatctCAGTTATTAATTAGTAGTGTAAGTAATTTGTTATGTTTACAGTACTTTCAATTGGAGTTTCAGCTAGTCCTGATTTGTCACCGAAATTGATGATCAAAACCGCAACAAGAGATCAGGTCTCATTTGCATTGTGAGCAAAGGAACCAGAGAATTCTACCTTGTTCTGTTCCCTCTGACACCTTGTCCATTTCACAGGGGTTCATACAGAATATTACAAGAAATCAAAATCCGGTGTGGATTGGACTCAACATCACATCCCCAAGGAGGAAGTGGACCTGGGTGGATGATTCCCCATTAAATCAAACACGGTGAGTGATTCCTGATTAGTATTTGACATCAGCCTGCAATAAGCATATAGGGTGAaatccccattaaagtcaacggcAAATCTGCTGGTGAAGGATTTCATCCATTAATTTTACAGTGTAAAGGCCTCAATCTTGCAAACACACATGGGTTTCACTTTGGAGTGAATGGCAGTACCCAGGGGAGGAAACCTAAGCAAACACATAAATGAATCAGGGTCTCTGTTTGCATGCGGTCATCTAGGGtcgccaactttggttggatgaattcctggaggtttcatcacatgacatcatcattaatctttaattaaagattaatctttaattcctggataCTCCcaggcaatcctggagggttggcaaccctggaCTCATCAATCCTTGGCATAACTGGTCACAGGTGccgatttttttctttctgggtgggtgttccacccttgctccaccctgaggccctgcctccactctgccccttcccccatggcctcaccctcactccgcctcttcccgccctggctctgccccctcccctcagcatcTCCCgcctgccactgaacagctgattggcgggtggctggtgggtgctgagcacccactatttttgccccgtgggtgccccagccccggagcacccacgcagTCGGCACCTTTGGAACTGGTTACACAACAggggaaacatttttttaagtcttttcttgtttttaatcaaCATTTGAGATTTCAGAATTCCAAAGCTGATCAGGTTCAAAACTGAAAAAGTTCCAACTACCTCAAATAATTGGTGAAAAAAACCAATTCTAGAAAAAAACTCACAAATTTCATCAAAACTTCcccattttttaattgaaatttgaaATGGACTCAACTTTTCATGTAAGTTTCAAAAGGGGAACATTTGCAGGGTTCTAAAGGTTGGTCTCTCGGAAGGAGCACCCGCATTAAACACTTCGCTGCAAGTTTCTGTACCACGTACTGCTCTCCAAAACGTACCAACTTGCTTTACGTATTAGCCTATCTAGGGAAAGACCAAAGATCATGGCTGGAACTCCAGCCTcctggaagggaggagaaaagcgGCTCTTCTCCACCTCTAAACACACGGATAGTGACTGTCTCCTTCACTCCTTAGATTCCCAGTATCGGGTCCTGCTGAAGAGAACAGCTGCGCTGCAGTAAAGAAGAATCGGATCCAGTCTGAAATCTGCACCACTGACTATAAATGGATTTGCCAAAAGGAAGCTGTGCTAATTTAACCGGCTGGATTGGTGACCTCTGTTTGAATAGGCGGAATGCAAAACACCAAGTGTGTTTGTCTTTATTACCACTAACAAATTCTCAGGTAGCGGAAATCTGGGccgatccattgaagtcagtggagcaagACTGATTCACAGCAGCCGGGGATCTGGGCCCACTGATTCAAATGGAGTTATGGCTGATTTCAACTAGCTGGGGGTCTGGCcacattgactccaatggagctccccccgatttataccagctggggatctggccctttggAAGGGTTCTAGATTTACAAAATTATAAAATCACTTAGCTTCCAAAAATTGCTTTCAATGTATACAAATAATTTGATTCCTGTGATGACATTATGTGCATTATGGTAGCGctcagatcagggccccgttgtgccggacGCTGCACAGACACCCAGCGAGAGTCAGTCccg
The window above is part of the Natator depressus isolate rNatDep1 chromosome 14, rNatDep2.hap1, whole genome shotgun sequence genome. Proteins encoded here:
- the LOC141998383 gene encoding killer cell lectin-like receptor subfamily B member 1B allele A → MADGEVYENVNFKAGSLPSHTSAPAQHHTCPQCPLWHRVSCAGNIILLGAVIVLAVLVSQRPSQTCQTAAVPQTSEKRDSCEINRNTTPYHRRLEDFQSCLKRKLCGVETSSAEGSGCKLCPRHWVPHRDKCYRLSEENQYWSRGRDDCSRRGSHLLVIQDREELGFIQNITRNQNPVWIGLNITSPRRKWTWVDDSPLNQTRFPVSGPAEENSCAAVKKNRIQSEICTTDYKWICQKEAVLI